DNA from Nymphaea colorata isolate Beijing-Zhang1983 chromosome 4, ASM883128v2, whole genome shotgun sequence:
CGATATATTATCAACACTTTGGTGTACAACTAATAATTTTACAATTCATTTGATGAACAAGAAATCTTCAAGAATAAAAACTTCGGGGCGAGCGTTGAAGATGAATGCCCAAAAGTGACAACTGGGATTGATTCTGAGGACTCTTGAATTTACTTCACTACTCAATGATTCTATGAATTTACTCCACTACCCAATGGTTGGAGTAGATACTTATAGCACCAAACTTGTGTATTCGTTCTTGAATCTGGCCTCATCTTGGAATAGATTTATGGAACAAACGACCCCAATCGGAGTAGATGCGTAAAGAACTAAACTTAGGtgttcatgaatctgcccttaGATTTATGGAACAAACAACCCATCAGATTCGTTAGTAGCATTTCAGCTAAGTTTATTACACCAATCAAGGTCTCTCTATTGCTAGTTTTAACTATTCGAGGAGACGAGAGACCTATGCTTTTCGTAATTTCAGATGCCGTACACCAACAATGTTAACGGTTTACTCATGTTACATGAACTTTCAATAAATCAATACTTTCTtagattttcaaatataatCAATAAGTAGTTAGTTCGATGATACTTAGATGTGGATGTGTAGAGAAAATTGATCACCTAGTAATTTCAAACCCCATGTTAACAAAGAATAATTAgggtagggagagagagagagagataatagAACAGAGCAGCTGTTTGTAGAAACAGATAATTACAGACCTAGGAGAGGCAGATAACTACAGATCTAAGGGACAAATAACCACCAAATAACAGCATGCAGCAAACCAACTATCTGCAGTGAAATTGGATCCAAAAAATTAAGCGAATGTTCACAAACATTACACGTcgatcattttttgtttcctgcCCTGAGTCCACGTTTGTGTTCTTTGAATTGAAGTGGAGTTATTTCTTCCACCACCCTGAAAATATGCACATCGATCATGGGGTACACATGTTCAGTTAATTCGAAGACGCAGACATCCCCTTCTTCCAGATTATGAGCAACTGAAAAGGGACCCCAGCCATGGCGAATCTGACCACGATGATCAGAAGGCCTTCGAGAAACTTTAGCTGCCCATTTCATGCCACTAGGACCCCGAAGAGCTACCGCAGCACCGTGCCTCAAGTCTACTTCACGCAAGAATGATCTAGGAATGTTCTGCAGAACAATGTCATTGTTCAAGTAACAGTTAGAACTCGTTAGAGAAAGACAGAAGTAGGAATCAAGCTCATCATTCAGGTAAACAGCAAAAGAATGACATAAAAAGTTCAACACATGAACTGCTCAAGTGAAGATCTGCTCTAGGGCGTTTTTCTTGTTAGTTAGCAGCATAGAAACTGCCACCAGCCAAACATATAGCAAGGAACCGACTGTCAGAAATAGATTTTGAAGATTCCATCCTATCTGCCCGAGTGCTGCCCGAGTTCAAAATGTTAGTAAGGTGGAGTTCAAAACTATTGACTCATCAATCCAAGAACCAAAGGTGGAAGCAGGCAATGAAGTGAACGAGACTGATAATCTGCACTTTGGTGTAGTTGCAAGCCTAGTTTCTGCCAATCTCCTTATTCTGATTTCAGCAGGACCCTACCCACTAACACTTCAATCTGTCAACCAAACTTATTTCTGTGTGTAAAGACGAGCTTATTCTCTTTCGTAAGCCACATACGAGtagaacctttcaaaaaatGCAGAATCAACTTCTGCTGCTTGTTCTCTGAATCAGAAAAGCTCCCATTTGGCAGCCAATGTAAATTCACGTACATGTGCATACCAACATCTTGTACTTAATAGGGCCAGGTAAGTTGACTATGACTGCAAAATATGAGGAATTGACCTTTATTCGAAGCAAAAATGGAGCATATTGCAAGAAGGAAGGCATTTAGGGAAAACTTACCAATGCAAAAATCTCATAGACATTTGTCCGAACCAtcttagaaagaaaatgaggcCGACTTAGCTTCAATGATGCGGCAGCGCTAAGTgctctgtctctttctttctgaaTCACAGGTTGTCTTTTTGAAGCATAACAATATGATCCCATTGTCGCAAGTTTATCAGAATGACAAGGTACCTATTTGATGAAGCAAGTTCAAATTAGAAGATTTTCCCTGGTTGTCTGAATTGCTAATTAGGAAAATTTATCATACTAAACCTatcaatttcaaaatataaaagcacCAGGACAAGATGTTTTCTAGTTGGTCTCTTCAACCTCTTGATGATTCACAATTTCGCTCTGAGTTCCTCTCCAAACACGAAGGCCATTTGAAGGATCTCCACGTGGATCATAATGTTCTTCATGTTCCTTCTTGCCTATCCTGACGTTCTTGTGAAGATATGCAGGTGCTCTTTCACATCCACTCCTATCAAATATCTTGACATCAAAATCCAAGTAATCGTTGTATCTGAACATTAGAAAGTCTCCAAATTGTAGGGAATGACATGCAACAAATGCTGGCCAACCATTGCCAATGAAGACAGCACTGTTACATCTGTACAGTTTCACAGGCCAGGGGCTACCAGTGTGGCTTTTTATGGTGGCGTTGGCAAATCTGTAGATCTTGATGTGCTTTGCCATGGCTGGAGGAATGCACtgcaaaagcaaaaagcaaGCAATTTAACACTGAAGGTGAGATCCATATCACATATATCCAGATTTCTCATCTGATCTAGAATGCTACATGCATCAAGTGTTTTGAGACAGGAAGTAATATTTGAGGTTACTATCATCATGACCGGTTCtttaagatgaaagattttgattttatataacTTACTATACTAAATTGCTACGTAGCCAAAGTTATATCATTTTATAGTACTTAGTATAGACTTATGGTGTTTACAATAATTTATAGGTGTTATCTTTTCATACCACAAAATGTCTACTAGTATAAATTAAACACGATACATCTATACTAAGTTATATAACATTATAAAACAGTTACTACGTAATACTTCTATACTAAGTTACTAACCATTAAAAACACACACTAAAACCTAGCTGCTAACAGCCGAACAGAAAAGCATACATGATACACTTGCAGTAacaaatatatacaaaatagCCATACAAAATGCATCTGCACTGAGTTACTAACTAGACAGAACCTAAAAGCTCACTGCCTACAAAGGGAAAAGACAGACACGCTTGAAGATGCATAAAATTTTCCCATGACATATCAAAACACTATATCACACAGGCACCATATTTCCAGGAAATGCTTTCCGAAGGAAGTAAATAACAAACAACCACCACCCAGAAATTGCAGGGAAACCAACGGAGACCAACATTCAGTATTTCAGAAAAGTTaggaatgaaagaaaacagGAGATGTGacaattctttttcttactAATTTGGAAGCAAAATCCCCGATCATAATCTTAAAGAAGCACATTCCCAccgcctccttccctttcttttggATCCCTTCTGCAAACCAACCACATTCTCCGCGTTTCTTCCCGACATTCCCTAAAgactttttctctctttgggAGTTCACCATCACCGGAGGCTAGGAAATGGCGACAACTCCACCTCGCACCAAAATCTCTTATACCCAACTCCACCACAGAGCTCAGATTTCAAAAAGCTCGACTCCCCACGAGAATCTAAGCACTCATGGAGGGAAATCCGCCATGACAGTAAGACGAGTAATCACCTTCAGTGTCTGAATCAATCCTAGTAAGGGACGTGAGGATCGACCTGAAGGATTTTGCAGCTTAAAAATCAGACTCCATGTTCCACATGTCCATGCAGACCTCTGCAACAACAGAGGAGTTCACGTCGGTCCTAATTGAACTGAAAAGACCCCAATTCACCAACTTGACCGGTCACGGGACAGGCCCGGCCACGCACACGTCCTACACGCATTCACCGTTTATGAAGTAACCACTGGATTTGAACGTATGCCAAAAGTTTGGAAGACCTCTGTCCTATCCATTAGACAATGAACGCTATTCGTCCCATTTCTCTTCGTTGTGATTCTATGTTAATGCAATCAAGTACTCATTTTCTAAATCTCTTCTTCAATAAATCTGCTTATATTTAGATATTTGGATAATTTATCGCTcggtgtttcttttttttttgtaccacATACAGTTTGGAGTGTTAGACGTCAGAATTACAAAGCTCACAAATCGGATGACacaaattaataattttttataaaaatcagATCCATGACGTACGACTATGTCGTTGacattcaagttttttttatttattaattgtttttcctgttcttttttttttatttatagaaTCCACATAATAATGTCTTCTGCTGCTTCATAAAAGATTCAGCTGATTCAATCCCCATTTGATTAGCTAATGGAGATTTCgtttactttcttttttccttaaaaaGATGGGATAATGTTGCAAATCAACAAACGGCGTACTTTGGCTAAACTAATCGAGTTTGAGCTCATACTTTCAACTTGAGTGCAAAGAGAAACCGAGATCGAGTTCTATACAGATACAATAAACCAGTCGTTCACAATTCCTACGGCTTCCGAAAAGATTGAAACCAATTTGGCTTAATCTCGTCCGCTTCAGCTTGATTGACATGTTTAATTGACCTGAACTGAACTCGAACGCTAGTTTTTCAATGTATATAAGCTCTCTGTTTCTCGAAATTAAAAAACTGGATTAACCGGAATGTTTGTTCCAAGTTGGTGAGAAAGCATTACTTTCTCACTGACTCGATATTTTCTATAATTCTGACATGAACGAAATATTGTGGAAGAAAAGCGACccaaaattaattaaatctcATGCCATTGCATCAATggctggaaaagaaaaaactgacgCCCATGGCTTGACCCGCGTTTGATTCAGAGTCGTCGTTCAAACGCAAAAAATGAGCTCAACAGCCAGCGGTGCTTGGTTCGTTTTAATTTGTGCAAGCTCGTTGGATAAATTAACacttttatatatgatattgATGCAAAATAACTTGGAAGCACTTGTTTTGCAAAGTTAAATACTATTATTTCTAACTAAGAAAATTATGATTCTTCTAACAAGTCGCCCAAGATTGGCTCGTTTAACCTGATTTCTTTATGAGCTTCAGCTTCGCTTTCGCAATTAAGAAAGGATTCAAGCCTCCCCTGATCAAGCTCAGTTGCATGGGTCGATTGGGACAGATAAATGTGCAGATATTCAAATGCACTCACATATCGATGTGAAACAAAAAGTGTAGTTAAAATTGACAAGTGAAACTTGTGAGATGGATGCATTTGGCACATGTTTGTCAAATAAATGACCTCTGATTTTCTTGTCAGAATGAGGATATGTTTCATCAGGCAGAAGCAGACGCATAGTCAGATAAAGCTAAAATCAGCAAGCTGACGTGATATCTACCAAAGCAAAGGGAAGAAGAGACTAGAGAGGTCTTTAGATCTCAGACCACTTGCAATGGGCTTGATGCCAATAAACGTCTCAGTGGAAGTTCGATACCtcacatccaaagaaaaagCTTAGATCAGCTACATCACCCAATATTCCTCCTGAAGCCAGGTTGCATGAAATGGGAGCAGGTTATTTGTTATGCTCTTTGTGAAAAGCAGTGTGAAAAGTATGAAAAGGGGCAGCACCTCAGATGCAACCCTTAGACACGTTCCGTGGGGAGTTGTTTGGCAACTGAAACACTGAGTGTTATATGAATACGAATATATTTTTATAGATTGGCGCAGACTTATGAAACACTACAACCAAGAAACACTACAACCAACCAAGAAACACTACAACCAAATGTTTGGTAAATCTGCCCCAGCCAAATTCATGTGACTGTTCCAAAAGCTAAACAATACAACCAACCAAGAAACACTACAACCAAGTGTTTGGTAAATCTGCCCCAGCCAAATTCATGTGAGTGTTCCAAAAGCTAAACAATATTTAACGGAGCATAACATGCAAGTCGCACCCACATGAGCTCTTATATGGATAATTTACAAGTGATGCATAGTTAATGATAATAGTAAAATCATTGAAAATGATAATAGTAAAATCATTGAAGGATCCACAGAACCAAAGTAGTTTTCTTTTAGTCGTTTGAGGGAGGAAAGTATCTCCATTACTTTTGATGTACCCATACACTAATGGCAAAATATAGTGATATCTAAAGCATCGCTACACATATTTTCGTTATCTCAATGTATTTTTGACACGTTTTGTgttaatttcatatatttaagTGTCTGCTTTCTCTCACAACTAACAAAACCTAATATTCATAACTTTGGGGTTATTATCATGCCATTCAATTTTAGAAGTTATAAGTTTTTCTTAGGAAACCACATTTTGACAAAACTTCTAAGAAGAACCTTAGCTATGAAATTGCCAAGCATGCATATGCGTGTGCAAGCGTACTGAAACAGACTGCTCATTTTGTTCAAATCCCTGCGCAGCACCTTTAACTAAAAGGACAAATAGGAAGCCCCAAGGTACCTGGCCGAGCAGGCGGCCAAAGCATGTCATCAGTTCAATTCCTATGGATGCTACTCCGCTGCATTATAAAATGGTGGGATTGCAACCCTCTAGTTGAGAGGTATATCATACCCCACCCAAGTACTGACATGGCCCAAGACCCCGAGGTCCTTCAGGCCACTTTTCTAGGTaatgggttgttaacctccttaCCTGGAAAAGGACAAACAGGAAACTAAACTTGCACAGTTCCATCATAGAGACATTTTTGCAGAAACCCCTTTTTTACAAGAAACTGTCGCAACCTTCAATGCAGAAAAGGTTGTGACTCAAAAAAGCacacaaaaaattgattaataAAAGCCTAGTCAGACTTCACTCATTGGCTTATTTTCACATCAATAAGAAAGTACCACAATTTAGAAGACTAACATGCAGTTTTCAAATGAAACAACACCATTGGAAGGCTTAGCAAAAGCATCAACTAACGAAACAATGGTTGCGGGTGCTCCTCTTCCTCTGTAGAGGAACAATTTCTTCTACAACTCGGAAAATATGCACTTTCAACTCCTTCTCTTTAATAAGCTCAAAGATGCATACATCTCCCTCTTCAATGTTATGGTGAAGAGTAAATTTTACCCATCCTCCACTTAGTCCTCCATAAAGGGAAGAACATACATAGCGTACAGGCCATGGTTTTCCACTCGGGTCCCAAAGAGTCAAATCACTAGCAGTGGAAGGAAGATAGTTTCTAAACTTGGTAGGAAGATGCTGCATTCACAACAAAAGTATTGGTGAACTTGTTTCAAGTACATAAAGTGTGTGTCAGAAGACATGTATTGAAAGATAGATAGTTGCACAGCATAACATTTCTCATAACAAAAGCAACCAAACATGTTACATTTAGACAGTGTCCATGACACCACAAGAAAGTGCACATAAAATTTGCTCATTTAACCGTCTACAGATAAAAGCCTAGTGATTAAGATCTACTGATTGGACAAGCAGcaaacaatgaaagaaaagagatgcatctatttaaaaaaaaaaatccagaaaaagATTAGAAAGCAGAGAGTAGGCAAAAACAAAGTCAAAAACAACCAAAGGAAGCCAACATGATCACAAATTACAGTTTCTACTTTCAACTCGCCTTGAAAATGCTAGTGCAAAACTGGATGAAGCAACTTGCTTCTTTACCATAACCCACACTTTGATCAGTACGAGAAAATATAAATCTCAAAAAATATCGCATACatttagaaagagagatgaCCGGTCATAGTTTAAAAAGTAGCTTGTCTGAGAAAACCACAAGGAGCTTGACCTACTAGAAGAGAGATTTCTCCCTAACAGCTGGAATTctaaatttatcttttttagCTGATTCAAAAGAACAGTTTTAATTTTTCCTCTGACTACTGTACACTACCCTTGGAACTCTAGCAATCAAAAGAAGGCCCTAAAGCTGAAATTTGTACATGCTCAAACACTTTTTCTACAATGAGGTCTACCTTTCCAAATCCCACTAGCATCAATGACTCCTTGACTGACAAGGTCTCACACCAGATTAATTAATTATCCCACATGGGAACCTTGATGCACGTAAATGAACAACCTGTTAACTGTAAAAAGATCCCAGACTGCAAGTTGACCAAAGCCATCTTCAACTGTCCAGTAAATTATCTATATAACATGGGTCCATCTAGCAGTTAGACTTGCTTTAAGAAAAGGCTCAAAATACCTGATGAAACAGCAGGCAGATTGCCTTGGATGAGTAAATCCAAGacccagtatatatatataattataatatatacataattataatatatatatatatatatatatatatatatatatatataaaggcgCTCCTGCTGCATTGATCCTCTTTTAAGTGGTTGAATCCAATTTAATCCTACAGCCAAGaggcaaaggagaaaaaatataCTTGTTTTCCATTATGAAAagtatttcaaaataaataagcatgaaaagatgatTTAACATAAGATAACTTACTAATTAGCAAAACGCTCTCTCTTTCATACCTTTTACTCTATGTAGCATGAAACCAATATTGATTAAAAGTTCTAAACAGGAAACAAAAATACAACTGACCAAATGGAAAGAACATTAAGTAGTTTTAAAAGGATTATTCTAAAATAGGGCAGGAAAGGCACAAAATGCATCAACTGCAGCCAACATGGCCTTGACCTTGTCCGTGTCCTGCTTTGTTGCATGGGCATGgctgcctatatatatatatatatatatatatatatatatatatatatatatattgggatTCCTCCGGCCATCTGGCCAATTAGATGTCTCTCACATGCAGCCCAATGCATTGCATAGGGCTGCATGTATGGGACATCTGGATGGACAGATAGCCAAAGGATTTCAAAGAGACAGGTATATGTGGAATGCTTACTTCCCCGATGAGAATGAAACCCTTTGATCCGTTGGATTTGTCATGGAAGAATGGCTGACTTTAAGGGTGCCCCTTCCTTATTTTCATGTCCTGGTTTCCCTTACTTAAAGAGCAAAAGGGTGCCGATGCAAATGCCCAATGCAGCGAGGCAGGGGATGGctacctccctctctctctctctctccctttctctcaaCACAGCCCTCACACTGACAGAGCGCCTCTATTTTTTTTGTCCAACAGAAAATGTCTAACCAACACTCACAGCAATTTTTGGATTTCATGAaaccttttaagttttttaagcTTATTTTGCTGGGAAGAGATGAGAACAGATCGTGGGATGCATTACATTTCCGTTGGATGTATATTGTGAGATAGCTTTAAAATTGACCAAGTATATTTTCCTTCAAGCCTTCTTACTGGACAACAGATTTACATTCCTTTGCTGCTTAATCAACATATGAAAACCGTTGTATAAAAGAAAGACTGAATGACTGGACTAAATAATCAACTAAACATTTGGAGTATCCTTAGTTTATCAGAACTTAGCATCACAGTGTAATGGAAACTGGATAACCCATTGGGTCTATTAAGGGATTTTTACAGTAACCAAATTTACAACCCATAGCTATTTTTTTCTGTAATGAAATGCTAAGTATGGCTCCTAATTTGGGATTTTGGTCAGCCATATCTGATGGTGCAAgcaaggggagagagagagagagagagagagagagagagagagagagagacatataCTTGCATGAATGGCAACGAGGAGGGAGAGGTGGAGAAT
Protein-coding regions in this window:
- the LOC126410024 gene encoding B3 domain-containing protein Os11g0197600-like, with amino-acid sequence MLNIPRSFLREVDLRHGAAVALRGPSGMKWAAKVSRRPSDHRGQIRHGWGPFSVAHNLEEGDVCVFELTEHVYPMIDVHIFRVVEEITPLQFKEHKRGLRAGNKK
- the LOC116253195 gene encoding putative B3 domain-containing protein Os03g0621600; amino-acid sequence: MVNSQREKKSLGNVGKKRGECGWFAEGIQKKGKEAVGMCFFKIMIGDFASKLCIPPAMAKHIKIYRFANATIKSHTGSPWPVKLYRCNSAVFIGNGWPAFVACHSLQFGDFLMFRYNDYLDFDVKIFDRSGCERAPAYLHKNVRIGKKEHEEHYDPRGDPSNGLRVWRGTQSEIVNHQEVPCHSDKLATMGSYCYASKRQPVIQKERDRALSAAASLKLSRPHFLSKMVRTNVYEIFALS